The DNA window GCCCTCATTGTTGTGGAGGTCATAGGTGCTGGAGTATATAATAATCATGGTTAGATTTTTGATGCCGGGGAATAAATAATTAATCGCCTATCATCTTTGTGGAGGTCATGTCCTCCTTCACTATGTTGAGGACTGTCTGGGTGTAGGTCCTCTGAACGTCACCCTCACTCAACAAACCCTTGATGAAGCTGTCAAGCTCAGCGGTGTCCCGAAACTTTCCTATGAGTATGGCGTCGAATTCCCCTGTAACGTCGTAGACTGCAAGGACGTTTTTATGGTAGGCTGTGCGTGTCTCCCAGTTCCTTAGAACTCCACCTTTGACCTTAACGCCTATTATGGCTGTGAGTTTGTATCCAAGCTTTGAGTGGTCTATCACTGGCACGAATTTCTTTATAACGCCCTTCTTGACCAGCTTCTCAACACGGTTGTGCACAGTGCCCACCGAGACATCAAGTATCCTCGAGATGTTCCTGTAGGACATGCGTCCATCCTCATTTAGGAGGTCTATTATTTTCCTGTCAATATCATCGATTTTGACTAGATCATCATCCATTGGAATCACCACTAAACAATGTATACCTATGGAAGTTATATTATAAACTTTTTTAAATTATGGTGTTTTAGAAGAAGTTATTAACTTTTATAGATAGGAGGTATTCCCTTATAAATGTTTAGCTGAAACAGGAAAAAGTAAGAAAAGGGTTAATCTATTCGTAGGCGTACCTGAGTGCAAGTGCCCTGTTCCAGAAGAGCTGGATGTAGGGGTATATTATGAGCACTGCTATGAGGGTACCGATGATGGGTATTGAATTCAGGAGGCCTGCAATGAATGCAATAACAGCTGCGATGAGACCGACAACGATGTACCAGATGATATAGTCGATCCATCCGATCTGGGAGATCACATCCAGTATTTCACTGAACCTGAATGCTGCTCCAAGTTCACTGTCATTGTAGGCCATGTGTGCTATTGCGATGGTCTCTATGAGCCCAAGGATTATTGCAAGTATCACACCGATTATCACAGTACCTCCAAGGAGACCTGTGAAGGCTGTGGGGTCTGTGATAGCACCGCTTGGTGAAATCATTGCCAGGGATCCGAAAGTACCTGCAAATATTATTATCAGTGGAACTATCATATATGCTATCTGGACAACGAAGACCTTTAATCCATCAACGAACATTTCACCCCATTCATCAAATTCAGGGAGCTCATCAAAACCCGCTATTGAGGCCTTGAGGGCCCTGAAGCCGTATCCCATGACAAGGAAGATGGGTATTATGACAACACTGGCTATTATCAGGACACCAAGTATTATGACTTTCTTCCAGTCACTGGAGGGATACCTTATGGCATCGTTTACAATTTCTCACCTATATCCAATTTTCACACCTCCGCGGATTCCCGCAGCTAAAACTATATAAATGATTATATATAAAACTGCCTAATCTGTTTAGGGGAAGATATAAATCGCTGCACAGTTAATAATACAATAGAACGGGTGAATGGATGAGGAAGGGGATACTGGTCATTGCTTTGCTGGTGATCGTCGGGGGCTACTTTTACTTTACATCCACTTCAGGAGATTTTGAACCGCTGGGAAGACTCGGGTTCGTTAAAATCGCAAACCCCGACATGTACCCTGGTCATATACACTCAAAGTTACTTGCAGATTATGCCCGGGAAAGGGGATCAAATTGCATCCTGGTGGTCCACTATGGGGGAAGCTCCAATTACCGCTGCTACATGGAGGGTGATGTATACATCCTTGAACTCGCATACGTCGAAAAGAAGCAGTACACACCGGGCATTGACTGGAATGAGGTCTGGGAGGAGGGTATATATGGCGTCCCGGACGACAAGTGGACCTACCGTTCAGATGGTAAGGAATTTGATACCCTGGATGAGGCGCTGGATTATATAAAGGAGAGGGCTGCGGAGCACGGGCAGGTGGGCCCCATACCAATGGTGTATCATGGGACAGTGAGGGAGGGGGATATTTTCATAAATCAGGGCTGCGGTTTCCCCCTATACTACAAGATCGCAAGGGAAGAGTATGGGCCCATAGCAGCATACTACTATGTTATCAGGGGAATAATCTTCCCTTACCTCAACAACCCATACCGGAACTTTGAAATCAAGAATGCGAGGACCCTCCAGTACTACTACGCCCACAACATGCTGAACTATGAATGAGAATAGGGGGTTTCTGGTTGTGGTGGCACATGGAGTTGAATGGTAACAGACTATTGATGGGAACCGTGGAGGTCCATTATGACCTCCTCAATCTTCCTGATAGTTGCATCTGTTTTTATTCCGGTTGGCCTTATATGGGTCCTTGAAACCCTGAAGCCTGCCTCCTCAAGACCACCCATAACATCCATCAGTGGGGGGGCGCTCACACCCAGCTTGCTGCAGACCTCATGGACATCATAGAATCCAGGCGGCATTCCCACCTCCCCCACACAGGTTTTGAGCAGTTTCAGGACATCCTCTGATCTGTTGAGGGTTTTATTTTTAGCTTCAGCCATCATGGACCCGATAAATTTTTCATCATGCAGTTCTCCGACCCAGAGGGGTCCAGCAGCATCCATTTTACCCCCGCAGACGGGGCACTTCCTGTCTTCAGGCACACCCCTCACATGTTCATGGTGAAGGCAGCTGAAGCAGTGGAGCATGTACCCAATGTTTTTGAGGGCTTCATCGGCCCTACCAGCACCCCTCCTCACATGGGCATAGATCCTCATGTAGTGCTGGCTGCTGTGTGAGAGAAGGAATGAGGCACCCTTACTGTACCTTGCAAGGTTCATTGCAGTGAAACCTGCAAGTATCCTCAGCCCGGTCTCATGGCAGTACTCTGTTTTGAGGGGCCTTGCTGAGTACTTCCTGAGGCAGGGTTTTATGTAGGTTCCGCAGAGACCCGAGGTGTCTGTGGCGGTAACAGCGAGGAGTGACCTGTTCCTGGAGGATGCCGCCGCAGAGTCCATGAATGGTGCGGGGGTCCCGAAGGGGTCCACGTCGATAACATCAAAGCGGCCAGGGTTCCCTCTGAGGAAGATAGCAGCATCCTCCCTGCTGACAATGGGGGATACAGAATTCAGCTTGGAGTTATGCTCTATGCATTCAACTGCAAGGGGGTTTATATCATTTGCAGCGGCCTCAGATACACCATCAACCTCCACGAGGTACCTTATGGCCCTTATACCGCTTCCTGAGAATGTATCAGCAACACTTATATCCCTATCAAGTATCCGCTGAAAGGCCTGAACCGCAAGCACCGACACATCCCTGTTGAACTCCATCACAGGGTTATAGAAGACAGGGGCCCTGGATGAGACCTTAGTGAAATCCGGGACCTCAACTGTGACTGAACCCTCATTTATGGTTATCATAGTAACACTTCCTTACCTATAAACACGTTAATAGAATCCACAGTTATAGTTCGAAACTTACATCCAATAAATGAAATTCGATTAACATCCATATTGTTATAATCTAGTAGCAGCCCAATAAAAAACGCAGTGACATACTAATGATCGCATCCAACCTCGAGACCCACATCAATATATTTATTAGTGCCGGATGATTTACTGATTACTGTGATACTCAGAGGGGATTTAGTAAGAGGGCCGGTGACTCAATGAGGAATTTTCTGGACAAGGTCTACACTGGAAGAAATGAGGCGTGGCGTTATATACTGACGGTGCTTCTTAGCTTCGTGGTGTCCAATGTGGGTGCCGGTTTTCTCATGGGGTTATTCCTGCTGGCTATCCTCATAATCACAGGTAGAATGGATGCAATTGATGGCATCCCGGGCTTCAGCTGGCCAGCTTTACTCATCATGGTGGCGGTGGCCTTTTCCACCTCAATGTTCTTTCTCTATGTTGGATTGAAGTTCATCCACAAACGTGATTTCATATCAGCCATTAACTCCAGGGGTCGTGTTGACTGGAGAAGGATCCTCAGGGGAGGAGTGGTCTGGTTTATTATCGTCGGCGTTCTTGATGCAATCTCGGTTATCATGGATCCATCCTCTGTCAGATTTAAATTCACGCCAGAATTCTGGCTGCTCCTGATCCTTGCATTAGCTGCATTTCCTGTGCAGGCTTCCTTTGAGGAGATATTCTTCAGGGGATACCTCATGCAGGGGATGTGGATGATCCTTAAAAGGCCCCTACCATTGATGATCCTGAATTCACTTGTATTCTCAGTCCTGCACTGGTGGAATGGCACAACCTTTACAATGAGCCTATCAATCACAGCAAGTACATTCATAATTGGACTGGTACTTGCACTCATAACACTCACAGATGATGGTGTGGAACTCGCCATGGGGGTGCATATTGCAAACAACCTCTATGTCAGTGTTATACACAGCTCCCCGGATGCCGGCCTCGGAAACCTTCCCTCCCTCATGGTTAGTCCATCAGATCCCTACACCTCTCCACTGGCACTGATCCTGGCATCGGCTCTTCTTCTGGCCATACTCTTCAGGGGACGCTATGGGGACGTGCTGAGTGTTTTGAGATACCGTGGATGAGGATTAATCAACTGAATCAGGGTAACTGGGGGCTTGGGTTATCACCCTTTGACTGATTGCCGGTTAGGGTATCACTTTTTAAGTTCCAGTGAGAAACTAATAACCCAGTAACTCTTACTCAGGTGTTCACATGATACCGGTTGCTACTCCCATAATCGATGAAGAGGAAATAGAGGAAGTCGTGAAGGTACTTAAATCGGGATTCATTGCCCAGGGACCGCGGGTGGCTGAATTCGAGGAGAAGTTTGCATCCTACGTGGGTACGGAACACGCGGTTGCAACAAGTTCAGGGACAACAGCCCTACACCTCTCCCTCCTGGCCGCGGGCATTGGAAGGGGGGACCAGGTTATAACAACACCATTCAGCTTCGCTGCAACGGCAAACGCAGCCCTATACGTTGGTGCTGAGCCTGTATTTGCAGACATAGACCCCGAAACATACAACATAGATCCTGAGGGGATCCAAGAACTCATAACACCCAGCACAAGGGCAATAATACCCGTACACCTCTACGGGCAGCCCGCCGATATGGACCCCATCATGGACCTGGCTGCTGACCATGACCTCCTGGTGATTGAGGATGCTGCCCAGGCCCATGGTGCAGAGTATCATGGAAGGATGGTGGGTTCCATGGGGGATGCCGCATGCTTCAGCTTCTACCCAACAAAGAACATCACAACAGGTGAGGGCGGGATTATAACAACTGATAATGAGGAAATTGCAGATATGGCACGGATTCTAAGGGCCCACGGGGAGACAGAGCGCTACAACCACACCCACCTCGGCTACAACTTCAGGATGACAGATATTGCCGCGGCCATCGGTATAGCCCAGCTCGAAAAACTTGACGCCTTCAATAGAAGGAGAATCAAAAATGCGGAGTACCTCACAGCCAACCTGGAGGACCTTGAGGGGGTATCAACACCCCATGTTGCAGGGGGGGTTAAACACGTCTTCCACCAGTACACCCTGAGGGTTCCTGGTTCAAGGGACAGGCTCATGGAATTCCTCAACGGGAGGGGTATAGGTACGGGGATTCACTACCCTAAACCCATCTACAGGCAGGAACTCTACAGGAGGATGGGCTTCGATGCCAGCTGTCCGGTCAGTGAAAAGGCTGCACAGGAGGTCCTATCGCTACCGGTACACCCGGCCCTCACTGATGAGGACCTTGAAAGGATTGTGGATTCTGTCAGGGATTTCTTCGGGCAGAACTAACATTCTTTTTTGTAAATCCTCTCAGGTGCAGTGTGGTGTTGAAGACTTAGCATTAATTCTATTTTTTACATTCAACGTCAATGAGGATTATTTAAAGAATAAAAGGTACTGGAACAGTTAAGGTTTAAAAATCAAACTATGGATAACAGGTAAGGGAGTTCCAGCTGACCTAAGTCTGTATTAACACTCTCACTGGAGCTTTCTCTTTACAGATTCAACCTTATCACTGAGCCCCCTGTCGGTGTCCCTTCTATCATCGATTTTGATGGTTGTGTAAACCCTCTCTGATCCTGCCTCAAGGACGGCCTCGTGGGCCGCCTTAACAGCCTCAAGGAGTTCATCCAGGTCTCTGGCCTCGACAAGTGTCCCCATACCTGAAATCTCATACCTCACATTCATCCTCTCAAGGGCACTGACTGCAGCAGCCACGTAGCCACTGAGTGAGGTGCTGCCTGTACCGAGAGGTATTATGGTGAGTTCTGCGGTTATCATGGTGAATATATATGTCGGCTGTTTTATATATACGGTTCCATGGATATTCAGGAATTCAACCGGAGAATCATGGCCAGAATAAGGGGTCTGGTGGAATCACATAAACTTGTAGAGATGGGAGAACACGTTGCAGTGGCACTCTCAGGCGGCAAGGACAGTGTGCTGACACTCCATGCGCTCGCAGATTTAAGGGAAGAACTGGATTTTGAACTCACAGCCATAACGGTTGATGAGGGCATAGAGGGCTACAGGGAGGAGGGGGTTCTCGCAGCAAGGGAAAACGCCCGTATAAGGGGAGTTGAACTCATAGAGAAATCTTTCAGGGATGAATTCAACTTTGAACTTGATGATGTTCTGGAAGGGTTCAGGAGCCCATGTATACCCTGCGGTGTCTTCAGGCGCTGGATACTCAACAGGACAGCCAGGGAAATAGGGGCGTCAAAGATTGCAACTGGCCACAACATGGACGACGAGGTTCAATCGTTCATCATGAGCCTTGCAAGGGGGGATGTGAGGAAGTTCTCCAAGTTCGGCCCTAAACTTCAGAGGATACACCCTGCGATGGTACCAAGGATAAAGCCCCTCTGGAGCACACCTGAGAGGGATGTCAGGCTCTGGGCTGAACTCAATGATGTGAAATTCCACAGTGAATCCTGTCCCTACTCCAGCAGATCAATGAGGGCAGGGATAAGGAATTTCCTTAACAGGATAGAATCTGAAAACCCCGCTATAAAGGAGAGGATAATGAAATCATTCACTGTCACATTCGAACCGCTTGTGGAGGATGAGGGGGTTGGTGGCTGTTCGGTCTGTGGCGAGCCAGCCTCTGGTAGCAAATGTAAGGCCTGTGAGTTTCTTGAAATTATAGAAGGAGCGGATCATTAGACAGAGGCTTTTTTAAGAAACTGTTTATTCCAGGATCCTGGTAACCGAGCCGATACCCTTGCTTCGTCCCTCACGGAAGATTATCTTCTGACCCTCCCTCACATGGTGGGGTCTGTACTTGAACCTCATCCTCACCCTGCCTCTGTCACCGGCTGACATGAACTCTGCATCAAGGGGTTCCAGTATGGTGGTCTCTGCTATTGTTTCAATATGGGTTACGCTCTCATACCCGGCCTTTATGGTTGTGGGATGCACCAGTATGGCCACCTCGGCCTCAAACTCCCTGACGGCCTCAGGTTCATAGTCAGGATGGGCCAGTATCATACCCCTCTCTATTTCATCGGCGGATGCCCCTGAGATGGATATTCCAACTATATGCCCTGGCTCTGCACAGCCTATACGGTAGTGGTGCATCTCAATGGATTTAACGGTGACCTCACGGAATTTCCCGGTATTCATGGGGCCAAGAAGCAGTGTATCCCCTTTCCTGACAAGGCCCTGCTGGATGGTTCCACTGACAACGGTTCCAACGCCCCTGATGGTGTATATCTTGTCTATATACATTAGGAATGGCTTCTCATCCCCGTTGACGTCACGCTTAACATCCAGGTTGAGGAAGAGTTCATCCAGGACTTCGAGGCCCTCCCCTGTGACAGAGGATGTCTCTATTATGGGTACTATGTGCTGGTTCATCTTGCCTGCTATCTCACGTGCAGATTCCCTTCCGCTCACATGGAAGGGTATCCTACCAACCAGTTTAAGTAGTTCAGATATCTTCTCCCGCACGGCCCTCCTCTGGGGGGGTGTGGCCATATCGGTTTTTGTGAGCACAACGATCACGGGGAGTTCCATTGCAATCATTATACCCAGGTGCTCCCTTGTTATGTGTGTTGGACCCTCATCCGAGGCAACGGTGAGGAGGCCATAGTCCAGGTTCTGCCCCACGATTCCCCTTATGGTTGTCCTGAGCCATGGCTCATGTCCGACGGTATCAACGAAGGATATTACCCTGTCGGCCTCATCCATGAGCCCTGATTTCTCCCTCCTGTCAAGGGGATTCTTGAGTCTTATGACCCTTCCATTCCTGAAGCCATATATGGCGAAGGATAGATCCGCTGATAGGCCCCTTTCTATCTCGTGTTTCTGGACGTCAAGGAATATCCTTGTCTTACCGCTTCCATCATCTGGTGTTCCTGTTGTGAGCGTACCGAGGAGTGTGCTCTTTCCATGGTCAACGTGGCCGGCGACACCTATGAGGAGGTGTTCCCTTCCTGTTTTCTGTTTCCTTGAGATTATCACCTCGGCGACCCTGCCGTGGGTTCCCTCATGGAGGTTAACCTCCTCCACAATGGCATCTATCTCCTGACTCAGTTTTCTGAGGACCTCAACTGACTCCCTGAGTTCCTCATCGGGGAGCCCAACAGGTTCCCCGCTGTCCTCCACACCAAGGAGGTATACGGCCCTTCCATCACCTCTCTCCATACGGTACTTCATCTGGGAGATCAGGCTCTTCTTCCGGTCCATCTTCAGATGATACCCTGGTGAGAGTGCCTTCTTGAATTCTATGTTCCTCCTCTCACCGGGTAATGTGAATGATCGGATATCTTCTATCATATCTCGTTCTATTCCCTTTTAACTGGATTTGTGAAATGGCAGGCGCCATACCTTTCTTCCTGGAGTTTTCTCACGATTTCCGCAGCTTCCTCGAAGCTACCGGCCTTTCCAAATATGCGCCTTGTTTTAATCTTCAGAGTTCTTCCACAGACGCATTTCCTGGTATCTGCACCCTTCTTTGAGTAGAGGGCCCTTCCACAGTCACATCTGAATATGACGTACATTGCATATCACACTGCTCTTTCCACAGTAAATATTTATTGGACCGGTATTTAATGAATATTTTTCCCCTATCATGCCATTACTCTGAATGATGTCTTGTAATATTGTTGGGAGCTTGTGGGGGTGGCCGGGACGTTACCCTGAATGATATCATCGGATATTCAAATGAGTTCTTCAAGTGGTGGAAGTTCATGCGGGTTCCTGAGGTAGTGCTCTATCCCCCTCCTGTGACCTGCGCCCACAACGGCAACAACGCGGTCCTCCTCAATGGATAGGAGCCTGTGGGCCATGAATGCATCCCTCTCCTCAACAAGCACACGGTATGCTGAGGGAGAGATTCCCTGAAATTCCCCCATAACCTCCATAAGGGTGTCGTCACTTTTGAGGCTCTCAATATCCCTCGCATCCTCCCCCCCAATTAAGGATCTCATGATTGCAAGGAAGAACCTCAGCTTTTCCCGCCGGTTCATGGAACTGATCGCCCGCTGCATTGTCACACCTATGTCACGGTCAATGAGGGCCACCCCCGCACCAACCTCATGGGCGGCATCTATCGCTGCAAGCATTTCACTGCCTGGCTTAACACCTATATCCTCACCGATCTTCCTCTGGAAATAGGTTAAGAACCAGCCTGCAAGGATGACACCAATGTTTCCACTTCGGAGGGCATCCATAAGGGAGGGTTCATCCCTTTTGATCCCCATTTTTTCATCCATGAGCCTCCTGTACCTCCCCGGGTCCAGTTCCACTGCAACAACGTCCGGTTTCATCTCAAGTATGGTTCTTCTCACCTCGTCAACACTTTCTCCAGATACATGTGCGGTACCTATTATCTTCAGCTCCTCCAGATTCATGTCCACTGCAGCCTCCCTTAGATCAGCGATATCCTGCCATCCATGTATACAGGTACATTTCCTGTTATATTCCTTCTGAGGCAGTATTCAATATCACCGGCAAAACCAAGTTCCCTAAGCCTCCTGGCTGACCGGGATTTTCTTATGGCATCATCAACCATGCACCTGTCCTGGACTGCAAGTACTGAGGCCTCAGCGTACTCTTCAAGTTCACCACCAATGGCACGTATTATTTCACCGGCGCAGAGGAAATCCTCTATTGCAAAGCGGCCATTAACACCGGCCATGACCACCTCAACATCATCCGAAAGCTTCCTTGCAGTTGAAGCGACTGCGTCGAGGTTGTTGAGGCATCCCACAAGGGCCTGTGATTCAACTGACTCAAGGATCCTTGTACCGTTACTTGTGGTTAGCACAAGGACATCACCTGAATGTTTCTGCACCTCTATTGGGGAGTTGGCCAGGAATCCTGGCAGAGTCTCACCCCCACGCTCCCCTGCCACCACATAACCCATCCGTGAGTATTCCATTGCCTCCTCAACATCCCCAACAGGGATAACCTCTGTGAAACTGTCCATGGCAGCGGTTATTGTTGCACTTGCCCTCAGAAGGTCCACCATTATGCAGAGTCCACTGCCCTCCGGTTTTTCAAAGCTGAGATTTACCCTCATCAGCACACCTTATAAATGATTATAGAGAGATTTATTCATGAGGTATTTATAGACTTCACCGGTGACTCAATGAGGATTCTTACAACACCAATGTGTGAGGGCATACTAAGGATTGCAGGTGTCAGGGGGTACGATGTGACCCGTAAACCTGGGGATGAGGATGCGGATCTTTTGTTTGTGCTATCTGAGACACCAGTTAGTGGGGCGGTTAAACTTAAACTGAACACATTCCCCCAGATAAGGGATGCTATAGGAACTGTTTTCATGACTGTTCAGGATATGGACCCTGGAAGCCTCAGGTACTCATCGGTTGATGGGATAGACTTTGATGTCTGCTCACCATGGTGGCATGACCCTCAGTGGTTACGGGAGATGAACAGCAAAATAAAAGTAAGGGTTTATTCAGATTTCTTAAGGGAGATCGTGGAGGACATGGGATTCACAATTGTTGAGGGAGGTGAGGATTTCACGGTATGCCCTGATTACATGGAACTTGACTGCATCAGGGTCCCCTCACACAGGAACCTCCCAGTGGACCCTGTTAAGAGGGCTTTATTCAGGTACACGTATCTGGAGAGGAAATTATGTACGAAACTTTAACCTATCAGGGCGGTGTGCACCGCCATGAGGAGATGAAGGAACTGATTGAGGACCTCGGCGGTTTTGTGCTCCAGGAGAACATGCTTCAGATGGACCTGATACTCACACTGGCCGTCCCGATTGAGGACGTGGATAAGGTGAGGGAGAAGGCCAGGGAGCTCCTGGGGAAGGTTAAGGTTGCCCCCATGGCGGGTACCGAGATAGCTATTGTATCTCCCACCCTGGCAAGGCATCATCTCCCCCATTCTGCCTGTGATATATCAGAGTACCTGAGGAGGTACGGTGCCAAGGATAACATGATAGGCCTTGCCCGCGGGGCAGGTAAGGGGATATCCAGGATATCAGAGGATGAAAAGAGGCTCATAGAGGAACATGACCTTGCAGTTTTTGCCCTTGGAAGCTTTGAGCAGTGCATAAAGGATAAGGCCCACCTTTTCAGCGACATAAATATCCCGGTGGTCGTTACAGGGTCCCCTGAGAAGATTGACATCAGGGAACTTCCAGGTGCTGACGCCTATGTCGGGGGCCTTGGGAGGATACCCCGGAGGCTGAAGAGGGGTGAGGATATAAGGGCCCTCAGGAAACTTGTTGAGGTGGTCGAGGATATACTCGACAGGAGGAGGCGTGAAATGGCGGCAGATCCACCTCTGGTTCCCTCAATACTTGTTAAGACCGAGATTGAGAACCAGGTGCCTGCCGTTAAGGAGGTCTATTCTCCGACACCTGTAACCAGCCAGCTTGATGGGGTCCGCGTGAAGCTCAACTATGACCGCCATCATGACGAGGTAGCAGATGTGAGGGTTTCTGATTACCGGCTGGGCGACATATCTGAGATCAGGAAGTCAATGATGTACGACTACATCCTCGTGAAGCTCCTTCCTGAAAGTTCCATACTGTGATTTTATGAGGAGGGAGTTCCAGGTTCTGATATTTATCCTGATCTTCTCCTCAGGATACTATCTTCTTAATTTTACTGTCTTGGAACTTCTTGGTATGGGGATTCTGAGCCTCCCGCTGACACTTCTTCTACCAGTGGCCATAATCTCTGAAAGGGTATACCCATCCTTTATCTCAAGGGCGGCCTATGTGGTCTCAATGGTATGGGTGGGAATGGCTGTTTACATCCTCATTGGCCTCGGGGTAACCTTTGCAGCATCACTGCTTCCGGGTATACCGTTTTCACCCATTCCTGCAGCTGCCTTCTCTATCATAATGGTTTCCTATGGGTTGGTGAGGGCCCTTGATATTGAGGTCAGGACGGTTAGGATCCCCTTTCCATGCAGTGATAACCTGAGGTTTGTGCAGCTTTCGGATCTTCATGTTGGGACTGTTAGGTCCAGGGGGTTCCTCAGGAGGGTTTCCTCTCTTATTTCTGAAATTGAACCTGATGCCGTTCT is part of the Methanothermobacter sp. K4 genome and encodes:
- a CDS encoding DUF1922 domain-containing protein; this encodes MYVIFRCDCGRALYSKKGADTRKCVCGRTLKIKTRRIFGKAGSFEEAAEIVRKLQEERYGACHFTNPVKRE
- a CDS encoding tRNA (guanine(10)-N(2))-dimethyltransferase — its product is MITINEGSVTVEVPDFTKVSSRAPVFYNPVMEFNRDVSVLAVQAFQRILDRDISVADTFSGSGIRAIRYLVEVDGVSEAAANDINPLAVECIEHNSKLNSVSPIVSREDAAIFLRGNPGRFDVIDVDPFGTPAPFMDSAAASSRNRSLLAVTATDTSGLCGTYIKPCLRKYSARPLKTEYCHETGLRILAGFTAMNLARYSKGASFLLSHSSQHYMRIYAHVRRGAGRADEALKNIGYMLHCFSCLHHEHVRGVPEDRKCPVCGGKMDAAGPLWVGELHDEKFIGSMMAEAKNKTLNRSEDVLKLLKTCVGEVGMPPGFYDVHEVCSKLGVSAPPLMDVMGGLEEAGFRVSRTHIRPTGIKTDATIRKIEEVIMDLHGSHQ
- a CDS encoding DUF4013 domain-containing protein; this encodes MVNDAIRYPSSDWKKVIILGVLIIASVVIIPIFLVMGYGFRALKASIAGFDELPEFDEWGEMFVDGLKVFVVQIAYMIVPLIIIFAGTFGSLAMISPSGAITDPTAFTGLLGGTVIIGVILAIILGLIETIAIAHMAYNDSELGAAFRFSEILDVISQIGWIDYIIWYIVVGLIAAVIAFIAGLLNSIPIIGTLIAVLIIYPYIQLFWNRALALRYAYE
- a CDS encoding CPBP family intramembrane glutamic endopeptidase, translating into MRNFLDKVYTGRNEAWRYILTVLLSFVVSNVGAGFLMGLFLLAILIITGRMDAIDGIPGFSWPALLIMVAVAFSTSMFFLYVGLKFIHKRDFISAINSRGRVDWRRILRGGVVWFIIVGVLDAISVIMDPSSVRFKFTPEFWLLLILALAAFPVQASFEEIFFRGYLMQGMWMILKRPLPLMILNSLVFSVLHWWNGTTFTMSLSITASTFIIGLVLALITLTDDGVELAMGVHIANNLYVSVIHSSPDAGLGNLPSLMVSPSDPYTSPLALILASALLLAILFRGRYGDVLSVLRYRG
- a CDS encoding Lrp/AsnC family transcriptional regulator, yielding MDDDLVKIDDIDRKIIDLLNEDGRMSYRNISRILDVSVGTVHNRVEKLVKKGVIKKFVPVIDHSKLGYKLTAIIGVKVKGGVLRNWETRTAYHKNVLAVYDVTGEFDAILIGKFRDTAELDSFIKGLLSEGDVQRTYTQTVLNIVKEDMTSTKMIGD
- a CDS encoding TraB/GumN family protein — translated: MNLEELKIIGTAHVSGESVDEVRRTILEMKPDVVAVELDPGRYRRLMDEKMGIKRDEPSLMDALRSGNIGVILAGWFLTYFQRKIGEDIGVKPGSEMLAAIDAAHEVGAGVALIDRDIGVTMQRAISSMNRREKLRFFLAIMRSLIGGEDARDIESLKSDDTLMEVMGEFQGISPSAYRVLVEERDAFMAHRLLSIEEDRVVAVVGAGHRRGIEHYLRNPHELPPLEELI
- a CDS encoding GTPBP1 family GTP-binding protein — protein: MIEDIRSFTLPGERRNIEFKKALSPGYHLKMDRKKSLISQMKYRMERGDGRAVYLLGVEDSGEPVGLPDEELRESVEVLRKLSQEIDAIVEEVNLHEGTHGRVAEVIISRKQKTGREHLLIGVAGHVDHGKSTLLGTLTTGTPDDGSGKTRIFLDVQKHEIERGLSADLSFAIYGFRNGRVIRLKNPLDRREKSGLMDEADRVISFVDTVGHEPWLRTTIRGIVGQNLDYGLLTVASDEGPTHITREHLGIMIAMELPVIVVLTKTDMATPPQRRAVREKISELLKLVGRIPFHVSGRESAREIAGKMNQHIVPIIETSSVTGEGLEVLDELFLNLDVKRDVNGDEKPFLMYIDKIYTIRGVGTVVSGTIQQGLVRKGDTLLLGPMNTGKFREVTVKSIEMHHYRIGCAEPGHIVGISISGASADEIERGMILAHPDYEPEAVREFEAEVAILVHPTTIKAGYESVTHIETIAETTILEPLDAEFMSAGDRGRVRMRFKYRPHHVREGQKIIFREGRSKGIGSVTRILE
- a CDS encoding TIGR00269 family protein, translated to MDIQEFNRRIMARIRGLVESHKLVEMGEHVAVALSGGKDSVLTLHALADLREELDFELTAITVDEGIEGYREEGVLAARENARIRGVELIEKSFRDEFNFELDDVLEGFRSPCIPCGVFRRWILNRTAREIGASKIATGHNMDDEVQSFIMSLARGDVRKFSKFGPKLQRIHPAMVPRIKPLWSTPERDVRLWAELNDVKFHSESCPYSSRSMRAGIRNFLNRIESENPAIKERIMKSFTVTFEPLVEDEGVGGCSVCGEPASGSKCKACEFLEIIEGADH
- the comB gene encoding 2-phosphosulfolactate phosphatase, which codes for MRVNLSFEKPEGSGLCIMVDLLRASATITAAMDSFTEVIPVGDVEEAMEYSRMGYVVAGERGGETLPGFLANSPIEVQKHSGDVLVLTTSNGTRILESVESQALVGCLNNLDAVASTARKLSDDVEVVMAGVNGRFAIEDFLCAGEIIRAIGGELEEYAEASVLAVQDRCMVDDAIRKSRSARRLRELGFAGDIEYCLRRNITGNVPVYMDGRISLI
- a CDS encoding MTH1187 family thiamine-binding protein; this encodes MITAELTIIPLGTGSTSLSGYVAAAVSALERMNVRYEISGMGTLVEARDLDELLEAVKAAHEAVLEAGSERVYTTIKIDDRRDTDRGLSDKVESVKRKLQ
- a CDS encoding DegT/DnrJ/EryC1/StrS aminotransferase family protein, yielding MIPVATPIIDEEEIEEVVKVLKSGFIAQGPRVAEFEEKFASYVGTEHAVATSSGTTALHLSLLAAGIGRGDQVITTPFSFAATANAALYVGAEPVFADIDPETYNIDPEGIQELITPSTRAIIPVHLYGQPADMDPIMDLAADHDLLVIEDAAQAHGAEYHGRMVGSMGDAACFSFYPTKNITTGEGGIITTDNEEIADMARILRAHGETERYNHTHLGYNFRMTDIAAAIGIAQLEKLDAFNRRRIKNAEYLTANLEDLEGVSTPHVAGGVKHVFHQYTLRVPGSRDRLMEFLNGRGIGTGIHYPKPIYRQELYRRMGFDASCPVSEKAAQEVLSLPVHPALTDEDLERIVDSVRDFFGQN